The Lolium rigidum isolate FL_2022 chromosome 2, APGP_CSIRO_Lrig_0.1, whole genome shotgun sequence genomic interval CGAAAGTTGTGGGGGTTATGTAGACTTTTTCCTAAAAATTGAGAAACCAATCTTTTACCTACAACTTTAATTGTTGGCTTGGAAATCTTGAACTTTTGGTATTGATCCACATTTGAGTAGGCTCAAAATGAAATGGGAAATTATATGAAACCACATTTTGcttcatgctctcatatggagggTGAATGTTTTCCAAATTTAGTATATGATTATCGTGGTTCGTTTGGTCAGACGAGATGGAAGTTATCATGTGTATTTTTTCTTGTCGCGGCATTTGTGCATGCATTGGTTCATTTCTTATGTCTTTGTTAGTACATTGTTAGATCtttattaattttttttattttgttatctTTGTTAGTACAATATTTTTTTAGTACATACCAAATTTCAAATGCTGATAGTTTTCTAGATTTTATTTACACTTGATCATAAAATCAATTTGTTATGCAAGTTCAATTATCAATTTTGATGCCTTCCATATGATTTCGCCTTCCCATTTCAGACGAaacccaacaacaacaagaccTGCTTCTGACCACGTATGTTTGAAAGCAGGGTCTGGCGAGCAACCAACATGCATGTATCTGTTTGTTCGGTGCTGCGGAAGGATCCTCCGTTGCTCCCTTTGTCATGCAAGATGTGGCTCTTTCTTCCCATCACACTCTGCAGCTTTTCTATGCTCTGGTTTATGTAGTCTGGTTTAACTTGAATACcactttaattaaattgaattccCTTTTCCCAAAATATAATTTATCAAAAATTTCATTACTCTGAGATTCAACCCAATCCATCTTTTCTTCCTTGACTCCCTATATAAATTATCAGTTTACCTACAGAGATGTGGAAGCCCGTGGCTAAATGACGATACAGGCAAGCGCTGGgtgttttattttttgtttaaagAATGTTGCTCTTTGTAATCCTAAAATATAATACAGGCTTGTTGCACTAGATTTTATCTGCCTTATTATTGAAACTTACTCATACACATTCACATTCACATTCACATTGGATGTTCCTAAATGCAGGAAAAAACAAATGATTTATCTAGGAAAAATTACATGGCAGGTCTTGGACATGCCATGAACTCCTGAAGCACTTCCACACGAAAATAAATTGTGAGAAATTAAACGGGATGTAGGGGAGGATCTCTGGAGCAAACTAAGAGCCACTCGATGGCTGATGTTCTTTACTTCTTGTTATCTTGAATAATAGCTGTTGTATACGTTTCGATTTAGTTATTTACACATTATATTGAAACGGGACTGCTGTAGCTAAATCTCCCCTTCCTGCCAAGTTTGCTCAATGTCTTTTATATGCGGGAGCGTCAACTGTGATCATGGTGATTGTTTAGGGTGTTTGAAGTGTTGCAATTGCTGCTTCACATTAGTTGTCTAGAATTTGGATACTGGTAAAACTTGAAATATACTTCTCTCGGCAGTTAATTATTGTTAGTTATACGTGTGCTAATGACAGCTATTATCGCTTTCCCAAATGATACAGGGACGTATTGCCCTTAGATAAGTTACTTTTTTGGTATACTTATTTTTTATGGGCTATTCATACACGTGTTTATCAAGTCGTGGCAAAGAAAAACACTCTTTAGTATTTAATGGTCACCTAATTTGCGATGCCAGTAGTTCTTGCAATCCACGAAGAAGAGAATTTTGATAGCAAATAACATGTAAAGTGTGATTTTAGCATTTTGTTAGTGTCAGCATGGAGAAACTGCTAACGGGAGCATTTGTGTTGTTAGAAATTGTACAAGTGATTCAGTTTGTTAATGCTTGTTCATAATTTTTCCTCAATTTCTCTTCCAGCTTGTCATGCTATTACAACTTGAAAAGGATTTTACAGAACGATGTCATTCCTCTATCCAGTTCGGTTTGTTTATGCAGATATGAACTATTTATTTTGAAACACTACATGTCGTCTCTCAACGAGGGCAGGGTCTGAGTAGCAGTGTGGAAGATGAAGCTCGCCAATAGAATCACTTTCTGCAGTCTAACGGTGCTCGATCCATTACCTTTTGCTGAGTTATAAGATCATCTTCTCATATTTGTGTTGGATCGCTTCCTGGTTTTTCTTCTCAGCCCCTTGGCGCGCGAAGGAACTTGTAATATTGTGTTGCTGCTGTCTATTCTGAAATATTCACACCTCGAGAACAAATTGTTGTGATACATCTATTTGTGGACTAATGTAAATTTTGCATACAAACTTATTAAGGAATATTGTTCACAAGTTGCACGTGCATTTTTACTAGTGTAGTTTAAGTAATAGGGGGTATATATGGTCTTGCAACGTTTTAGTTAGAGCAGATACACATAGTAGGGTATAGATCCTCCCCGAAATGGAGAAAACcaaattcatgtttttttttcatcggtaaaggatgctttattattcATAAGATAACATTGTGAAGATACAATTAAAAAGAGCTTACACCACACATCTCCATAACTTACATGCACATAGCCGCAGAAATCTaacaaaaggcaaaaaaaaaaagtggctAGCCTTTCGTAAGTAGCATtcttcatgtttttattttttgcggGTGAAGTAGCATCTTCATGTTAATTACACCAAGTATAACTTCCGTTAGTTTAGTAGTATGCCATTAAGAGACGTGCAGCTATTTCCAACCAGTGGCATGCAGGAACCATGAGCATAGCGAACCCCACAAGAAATATCTAAGTAGTAGCTTTCCATGATGACAAGGGAGGGGTCTCAGAGTCCTTCCAGGTGTAGATGGAACTGGCATACCGATCACCATGAATAGACTCCATGGCGGCATAGGACTCTAGCTCAGCCATCTCCTCGGGCGTGATCCTGAGAGACAAAGCTCTCACGTTGTCGTTGAAATTCTCAATTTTTGTCGTCCCAGGTATTGGGCACACATCATTTCCCTGGTGGTGAACCCAGGACAGCGCGAGCTGGGACGGCGTGCATCCTTTCCTGGCAGCCATCTCACTTACATGCTCGAATATGGCAGCGTTCTTCACCATGTTCTCGGGTTGAAATCTTGGGAGAATCTGGGAATGTATTGAGGAGATATTTGTTAGAAAAAGTAAGGTACGTAGCCGTACTTGTCTTCATGGCTATACTTGTCTTCATTCACCTTGCGAAAATCGTCCTCACGTAATGTGTCCACCAGTTTAGATCCACTGGATAAGAACCCTCTGCCTAGCGGACTGTATGCCACAATTCCAATGCCAAGTTCTCTGAAATGAAAAACAATTAATTAGGAAGTTCTTTGTATGATTACACACAGCAGGGCGCGAGGTAAGTAAGCATTACAGAACTACTTTTGAAGACAAAATATGGACAAATACCTGCAAGTGGGGATTATATCTTCTTCGACGTCTCTTGACCACAGCGACCACTCCAGCTGGATGGCAGTAATAGGATGAACAGCATGTGCCCTTCTGATTGTGGACGCCGAGGCTTCAGATAACCCAACATATTTCACCTTTCCTTCTTCCACTAGTTTCTTGAGTTCGCCCATCTGCCGACAGAACACACAAGTCAAGAAACCGGCCAGGCTCGTCCATATCTACAGCTATATCGTGATGCTGTTTTTTTTACATGGAATGAACAAATAACTACTGACCGTGATCTCGACGGGGACATTATTGTCAATGCGGTGCTGGTAGTAGAGGTCGATGCAGTCGATGCCCAGCCGGGCGAGGCTACCCTCACATGCCGCTCGCACGAACGGCGGGTCCCCGCGGACCTCCCACTGGCCGTCGGTTAACGCGCTGCCGAACTTGGTGGCCAgctccaccttctccctcacgCCGCCTTGCAGCCCCTGTCATCATATCATATACGAGCATTACATCGAAGCAGACGAAAAAACATGTCTTTGCCCCTGTCATCGTTGTTTCCCTCAAGGGTCAAGGTGACAAGACGGGGCTAACTAGTTTAGAGTCCAGAACCGACCTTGCCGACGAGGATCTCGTTGGTGTGAGGCCCGTAGACGTCGGACGTGTCGAGGAAGGTGACGCCGGCGGCGACCGCGTGGTGAAGGAGCGCGATCATTTCCGGCTCGGGCCTGCGCTCGCCGTAGGCGCAAGACATGCCCATGCAGCCAAGGCCCTGCGCCGAGACCTCCAGCCCCTGCGAC includes:
- the LOC124693563 gene encoding probable aldo-keto reductase 2 isoform X2, which translates into the protein MASAVPVVVPRMKLGSQGLEVSAQGLGCMGMSCAYGERRPEPEMIALLHHAVAAGVTFLDTSDVYGPHTNEILVGKGLQGGVREKVELATKFGSALTDGQWEVRGDPPFVRAACEGSLARLGIDCIDLYYQHRIDNNVPVEITKLVEEGKVKYVGLSEASASTIRRAHAVHPITAIQLEWSLWSRDVEEDIIPTCRELGIGIVAYSPLGRGFLSSGSKLVDTLREDDFRKILPRFQPENMVKNAAIFEHVSEMAARKGCTPSQLALSWVHHQGNDVCPIPGTTKIENFNDNVRALSLRITPEEMAELESYAAMESIHGDRYASSIYTWKDSETPPLSSWKATT
- the LOC124693563 gene encoding probable aldo-keto reductase 2 isoform X1 → MASAVPVVVPRMKLGSQGLEVSAQGLGCMGMSCAYGERRPEPEMIALLHHAVAAGVTFLDTSDVYGPHTNEILVGKGLQGGVREKVELATKFGSALTDGQWEVRGDPPFVRAACEGSLARLGIDCIDLYYQHRIDNNVPVEITMGELKKLVEEGKVKYVGLSEASASTIRRAHAVHPITAIQLEWSLWSRDVEEDIIPTCRELGIGIVAYSPLGRGFLSSGSKLVDTLREDDFRKILPRFQPENMVKNAAIFEHVSEMAARKGCTPSQLALSWVHHQGNDVCPIPGTTKIENFNDNVRALSLRITPEEMAELESYAAMESIHGDRYASSIYTWKDSETPPLSSWKATT